The Yersinia entomophaga nucleotide sequence ACTATTGACCGATTCCTTAACGATAAGGAGATAGGACTATTCTGGCTTGCTGTCGATTCATCCAAGCTCGCATACCAGAATAAGCTATTTATAAAATTAGTTTTGCTTACTGGCTGTCGCGGTATAGAGCTGCGCATGGCTAAAAAGCAGGATTTTGATTTGGATAGAAAGACGTGGGCAATACGGGAGGAGTTATCTAAAACCCGGCGCCGGTTCGTGAGGGGGCTTTCTGACGCCGCAGTGACCATGCTAAGAGAAGCGTTTGATATTTATCCTAAGCTGGGCCAGGTATTCCCGCCGGCAACGATTCAGACCGACAGGCCGATGTCCGCAGGGGTTCTTTTATCGATGGCCGATCAGGTAGGCAGGGTGATGGGCGTGACTGATTGGGCAATGCATGATCTGCGCAGAACCGTAAAGACAAAAATGGCAGAACTCGGCATTGCACCGCATGTATCAGAAAAGATACTTGGGCATAAAATGGCGGGTATGCTCGCGGTATATGACCACCATGATTACATACGCGAGCAGATAGAGGCGGCAGATTTGTGGGCGTCTAAGATTCAAACGTGTGTCGATGAAATCAGCCCCATGTCCTGACAGAATTTAATCACGTCCTGGTATCGGAATAGTGCGCCACCTTTAGGGGCTGACAACTCCTTTACCTCGGGTGGGAATGGCGTATTTTGTTGTTTCCATTCTTTGCGGCGATGGTAAAAGGTCGTTCTCGATATCCCGCCGAGCATTTGCTGGATAGCCGTTCTGTTTATCAGAACAGGAGGAACATCGATTTTTATATCATTCATTGTTGGCCTCTTATTTCTTTGTCGATCTGCCTGACGAAATAGCTCAACCACCGCTTAGCCGAAAACGAGTTAGGCGGTAGGGCGGTTATTTTTTTTGCGTAGCGATCGAGGATTTTCGTAACGATGGGGTCGTGCTGAGTTTTAGGTATACCGGCGGTGGAATTAATGATTTCTGTTCTGCACTGCCGGGCAACCGATCTGATGGCATTTTCGATTGTTGCTTCCAAACATTCACTCCTTCCAGCAGAACAGCCACCAGTAGGCGATGATGCCGCCGATAAAGAGCAGCACCCAATCAAGGTGAATTATTAGTTCGCTCATATTCCTTCAGCTCTCCCCGGTATCAGTTGAATAGACTTACCGCACTCATTGCCCCAAGTATCCCACCCGTGCAACTCCTTCCTTGAAAATAACTCGATGCGCTTCACATCCCCATAAAGCATTT carries:
- a CDS encoding tyrosine-type recombinase/integrase — translated: MALNDTKLRKIVGKPYDGPTELPDANGLSVRVSPKGLVSFQYRYRFAGKLQRMKIGTYGTMSLKEARDAVEVCRQHLSEGREPSVQRKMAMSEKIQAPSVSDCISEWLESPQAKKLVKYDYWIRMFDLHVTPYVGRMTVDEMQIAHWESVFKRMRENGAPVMAGMMLVKMKQIFNYSLRRNRIIRNVLTPLSVADVGDPIRTIDRFLNDKEIGLFWLAVDSSKLAYQNKLFIKLVLLTGCRGIELRMAKKQDFDLDRKTWAIREELSKTRRRFVRGLSDAAVTMLREAFDIYPKLGQVFPPATIQTDRPMSAGVLLSMADQVGRVMGVTDWAMHDLRRTVKTKMAELGIAPHVSEKILGHKMAGMLAVYDHHDYIREQIEAADLWASKIQTCVDEISPMS